The following proteins are co-located in the Streptomyces sp. NBC_01198 genome:
- a CDS encoding AraC family transcriptional regulator ligand-binding domain-containing protein, translating to MLSSDPPPANQPAATPALTDCVVVPRFIARAAARNAAEAESLVRAAGLPTVLRAPETARTPSAGTFRLWRQVLQRTGRTDAGLLAARRYRHGFFDLVDYLVSTAPTLGDGLALCAAHVYLVSSNSELTTEVSGDEVTVTYDILRPDDELRGVVAEFVLAVLTGQLRHGTGRALSPARVSFAHQAPRRTTAHAECFGTARVDFGAPADSITLHRRDLELPMVTADPALAAIIKRSAAAFPPPRRGHAGPLPGLRAAILAQLADGRPSLNSTAHRLAVSPRTLQRRLAEAGTTWRAELDTVRRERSAGLRRSGAESGQRVATRLGFAETRSLRRAMNRWDARDTDRPAGPPPRPGRGAGSP from the coding sequence ATGCTGTCATCCGACCCGCCGCCCGCCAACCAGCCGGCGGCAACCCCCGCGCTGACCGACTGCGTCGTGGTGCCCAGATTCATCGCCAGGGCCGCCGCCCGGAACGCCGCGGAGGCCGAATCGCTGGTACGGGCCGCGGGGCTGCCGACCGTGCTGCGCGCCCCGGAGACCGCGCGGACGCCGTCGGCCGGCACCTTCCGGCTGTGGCGCCAGGTGCTGCAGCGCACCGGCCGAACCGACGCGGGCCTGCTGGCGGCCAGGCGGTACCGGCACGGCTTCTTCGACCTGGTCGACTATCTGGTCAGCACCGCGCCCACCCTGGGCGACGGCCTGGCGCTCTGTGCCGCCCACGTGTATCTCGTCAGCAGCAACTCCGAACTCACCACCGAGGTGTCAGGCGACGAGGTCACCGTCACCTACGACATCCTGCGCCCGGACGACGAGCTGCGCGGCGTGGTGGCCGAGTTCGTCCTCGCGGTGCTCACCGGGCAGCTGCGGCACGGCACCGGGAGAGCGCTCTCGCCGGCCCGGGTGTCCTTCGCCCACCAGGCACCGCGACGGACCACCGCGCACGCCGAGTGCTTCGGCACCGCCAGGGTCGACTTCGGCGCCCCGGCCGACTCGATCACCCTGCACCGCAGGGACCTGGAACTGCCGATGGTCACCGCGGATCCGGCGCTGGCCGCGATCATCAAGCGGTCCGCCGCCGCCTTCCCGCCGCCGCGGCGGGGCCACGCCGGCCCGCTGCCCGGGCTGCGGGCCGCGATCCTGGCGCAACTCGCCGACGGCCGGCCGTCGCTGAACAGCACCGCCCACCGGCTTGCCGTCAGCCCGCGCACCCTGCAGCGCCGCCTCGCCGAGGCCGGCACCACATGGCGGGCCGAACTCGACACCGTCCGCAGGGAGCGCTCGGCCGGCCTGCGCCGCTCGGGTGCCGAATCCGGCCAACGCGTCGCCACCCGGCTCGGCTTCGCCGAGACGCGGTCGCTGCGGCGGGCGATGAACCGCTGGGACGCCCGCGACACCGACCGGCCCGCGGGGCCGCCCCCTCGGCCGGGGCGCGGGGCCGGCTCGCCGTGA
- a CDS encoding TetR family transcriptional regulator: MSHTSGIRQAQKEQTRQALLDAGLRLLDRQSLSSLGLREVTRAVGVAPAAFYRHFPDMAALGVALVGEALGSLHTVIRDAMAGGQDSDELIDRTVAITAAYVDDHRAHIRFIARERYGGVRAVRTAIATELARFTDEVAAGLAPQPASAGWSPADLRVLAGLYVDHMVMTAAAIMEAPEDDPAVRREITRAARLRMQIISLGRSHWASGRS; this comes from the coding sequence ATGAGTCACACATCGGGGATCCGGCAGGCCCAGAAGGAGCAGACCCGCCAGGCGCTGCTGGACGCCGGGCTGCGGCTGCTCGACCGGCAGAGCCTGAGCAGCCTGGGGCTGCGCGAGGTCACCCGCGCCGTCGGGGTCGCCCCGGCGGCCTTCTACCGGCACTTCCCCGACATGGCGGCGCTCGGCGTCGCGCTGGTCGGCGAGGCCCTGGGCAGCCTGCACACGGTGATCAGGGACGCGATGGCAGGCGGCCAGGACTCCGACGAGCTGATCGACCGTACGGTGGCGATCACCGCGGCCTACGTGGACGACCACCGCGCCCACATCCGCTTCATCGCCCGGGAGCGTTACGGCGGGGTACGGGCGGTGCGTACGGCGATCGCCACGGAACTGGCCCGCTTCACCGACGAGGTGGCGGCCGGGCTCGCGCCGCAGCCGGCGTCGGCGGGCTGGAGCCCGGCGGATCTGCGGGTGCTCGCCGGGCTGTACGTCGACCACATGGTGATGACGGCGGCGGCCATCATGGAGGCGCCGGAGGACGACCCGGCGGTCCGCAGGGAGATCACCCGTGCGGCCCGGCTGCGGATGCAGATCATCAGCCTCGGGCGGAGCCACTGGGCGAGCGGCCGGAGTTGA
- a CDS encoding DUF4190 domain-containing protein, giving the protein MNTAAHPAPTGTPAAPTRDADGMAVASFLLGLPGLLVLNLVLGPAAIVLALSALSRGTRRRGRALLGLALGVAALAIQVALTVAGHGVLWSFT; this is encoded by the coding sequence GTGAACACCGCAGCCCACCCGGCCCCGACCGGCACACCGGCCGCGCCCACCCGTGACGCCGACGGCATGGCCGTCGCCTCCTTCCTGCTCGGCCTGCCCGGCCTGCTGGTCCTCAACCTGGTGCTCGGCCCCGCCGCGATCGTGCTGGCCCTCTCCGCGCTGTCCCGCGGCACCCGCCGCCGCGGCCGCGCACTGCTCGGCCTGGCGCTCGGCGTCGCGGCCCTGGCGATCCAGGTCGCGCTGACCGTCGCCGGCCACGGCGTGCTCTGGTCCTTCACCTGA
- a CDS encoding glycine hydroxymethyltransferase has protein sequence MAAEPYSTESIAFRSALDVIRGVEPRVADAISAELADQREMLKLIASENYASPAVLLAMGNWFSDKYAEGTIGRRFYAGCRNVDTVEALAAEHARNVFGAAHAYAQPHSGIDANLVAFWAVLSQRVETPGLARAGVRQVNDLSEQDWAQLRAEFGNQRMLGMSLDAGGHLTHGFRPNISGKMFDQRSYGTDPETGLLDYEALRATAREFRPLIIVAGYSAYPRLVNFRIMREIADEVGATLMVDMAHFAGLVAGKVLTGDFDPVPHANIVTTTTHKSLRGPRGGMVLCDDSLAEHVDRGCPMVLGGPLPHVMAAKAVALAEASRPEFGAYAHRIVDNARALADGLLSRGAKLVTGGTDNHLVLIDVSGYGLTGRQAEAALLDAGIVTNRNSVPQDPNGAWYTSGIRIGTPALTTRGLGVQEMDEIGGLIHAVLSGTTAAAAPKGGLSKAHHVLDPAVADQVAKRASDLLAGFPLYPGIDLS, from the coding sequence ATGGCAGCAGAGCCGTACAGCACAGAGTCGATCGCCTTCCGCAGCGCGCTCGACGTGATCCGCGGCGTCGAGCCGCGGGTGGCCGACGCGATCTCCGCGGAGCTCGCCGACCAGCGCGAGATGCTCAAGCTGATCGCGAGCGAGAACTACGCCTCCCCCGCCGTGCTGCTGGCGATGGGCAACTGGTTCAGCGACAAGTACGCCGAGGGCACCATCGGGCGGCGCTTCTACGCGGGCTGCCGCAACGTCGACACCGTCGAGGCGCTGGCCGCCGAACACGCCCGCAACGTCTTCGGCGCCGCGCACGCCTACGCGCAGCCGCACTCGGGGATCGACGCGAACCTGGTGGCCTTCTGGGCCGTGCTCTCGCAGCGGGTCGAGACGCCGGGGCTCGCCAGGGCCGGGGTACGGCAGGTCAACGACCTGTCGGAGCAGGACTGGGCCCAACTGCGGGCCGAGTTCGGCAACCAGCGGATGCTGGGCATGTCGCTGGACGCCGGCGGCCACCTCACGCACGGCTTCCGGCCGAACATCTCGGGCAAGATGTTCGACCAGCGCAGCTACGGCACCGACCCGGAGACCGGGCTGCTGGACTACGAGGCGCTGCGCGCCACGGCCCGCGAGTTCCGCCCGCTGATCATCGTGGCGGGTTACTCCGCCTACCCCCGGCTGGTGAACTTCCGCATCATGCGGGAGATCGCCGACGAGGTGGGCGCGACCTTGATGGTCGACATGGCCCACTTCGCCGGCCTGGTCGCGGGCAAGGTGCTGACCGGCGACTTCGACCCGGTGCCGCACGCCAACATCGTCACCACCACCACGCACAAGTCGCTGCGCGGCCCGCGCGGCGGCATGGTGCTGTGCGACGACTCGCTGGCCGAGCATGTCGACCGGGGCTGCCCGATGGTGCTCGGCGGCCCGCTGCCGCATGTGATGGCGGCGAAGGCGGTGGCGCTGGCCGAGGCCTCCCGGCCGGAGTTCGGCGCGTACGCGCACCGGATCGTGGACAACGCGCGGGCGCTGGCCGACGGCCTGCTCAGCAGGGGCGCGAAGCTGGTCACCGGCGGCACCGACAACCACCTGGTGCTGATCGACGTGTCCGGCTACGGCCTGACCGGGCGGCAGGCGGAGGCGGCGCTGCTGGACGCGGGGATCGTCACCAACCGCAACTCGGTGCCGCAGGACCCGAACGGCGCCTGGTACACCTCCGGCATCAGGATCGGCACCCCGGCGCTGACCACCCGCGGGCTCGGCGTGCAGGAGATGGACGAGATCGGCGGGCTCATCCACGCGGTGCTGTCCGGGACGACGGCCGCGGCGGCGCCCAAGGGCGGCCTGTCCAAGGCGCACCACGTGCTGGACCCGGCGGTGGCCGACCAGGTCGCCAAGCGGGCGTCGGACCTGCTGGCCGGCTTCCCGCTCTACCCGGGCATCGACCTGAGCTGA
- a CDS encoding enoyl-CoA hydratase/isomerase family protein produces MDKPAAPGPQDRPEPTVLTRVTRNGTAVIELARPGALNALDLTMVHLMTRALTAWRADPAVRRVVVRSTSPKAFCAGGDILAMRSAGLAGDDTAVRRYFSAEYALDALIARYPKPYVALIDGYAMGGGLGVSVHGSARVVTERASLAMPETGIGFFPDIGASYFLPRLPGAFGWYLGLTGARVTGADAVACGLGTHYVPAADLPALEAALTESDDALEAVLDRFAAPAPPAAHADAVARCFSAPDLPELRARLAAETRARDWADDALALLDAASPGSLAATFDLLTAGAGSTLEECLRRELDLACRTARTADFHEGVRAALVDKDRRPLWSTAGAPRL; encoded by the coding sequence ATGGACAAGCCCGCCGCCCCCGGCCCGCAGGACCGGCCGGAGCCCACCGTGCTGACCCGGGTCACCCGGAACGGCACCGCCGTGATCGAGCTGGCGCGCCCCGGCGCGCTGAACGCCCTCGACCTCACGATGGTCCACCTCATGACCCGCGCGCTGACGGCGTGGCGCGCCGACCCCGCGGTCCGTCGCGTGGTGGTGCGCAGCACCTCGCCGAAGGCGTTCTGTGCCGGCGGCGACATCCTGGCGATGCGGTCGGCGGGCCTGGCCGGCGACGACACCGCGGTCCGTAGGTACTTCTCCGCCGAGTACGCCCTCGACGCGCTGATCGCCCGCTACCCCAAGCCGTACGTCGCCCTGATCGACGGTTACGCGATGGGTGGCGGCCTGGGCGTCTCGGTGCACGGCTCGGCGCGGGTGGTGACCGAACGCGCCTCGCTGGCCATGCCCGAGACCGGTATCGGCTTCTTCCCCGACATCGGGGCGAGTTACTTCCTGCCGCGGCTGCCGGGCGCGTTCGGCTGGTATCTGGGGCTGACCGGGGCCCGTGTCACCGGCGCCGACGCAGTCGCGTGCGGGCTCGGCACGCATTACGTGCCCGCCGCCGATCTGCCCGCGCTGGAGGCCGCGTTGACCGAGTCGGACGACGCGCTCGAAGCCGTACTCGACCGCTTCGCCGCCCCGGCTCCGCCGGCCGCGCACGCGGACGCGGTCGCCCGCTGCTTCTCCGCGCCCGACCTCCCGGAGCTGCGGGCCCGGCTGGCGGCGGAGACACGGGCCAGGGACTGGGCGGACGACGCGCTCGCCCTGCTGGACGCCGCCTCGCCGGGGAGCCTGGCGGCCACCTTCGACCTGCTGACGGCCGGCGCGGGCTCGACGCTTGAGGAGTGCCTGCGGCGCGAACTCGACCTGGCGTGCC